TCTTTTCATCCCGTCCTTTGGAAGCAGGTGTCCAGATAGGCACGGACGGCGGGCTCCGCTGGCGAGCGACGGACGGCCCCCGTCGTGTCGCGCACCTGGGCATAGAGCGCCACGGCGGCGTGGAGGGCGCGCCCGCAGTCTCCTGCCTCCGGCCGTGCCACTGTTTGCGCGAGCGCGGGCAACACGTGGGCCAGGTCCCGCTCCACCCGGCGCACGCCGCGCGTGTCCCGGCCCGCCGCCAGGCCGGCCAGCGGCGCCAGCACCTGGGCCCGCAGGTAGCCCAGCATGTCCAGGCACTCGAACAGCTCTCCGCGACGGACCTTGTCCGCACCGTAGTGAATCCACACCCAGAAGCGGTCCTCGAGCCACTGGGGGTCGGGCGGCGGCAGGGGCGTGGCGGCGTCCTGGGCCAGTCGCTCCGTCAGCGCTCCCGCGCGCTCCCAGAGCACGACCGGGTCCTCGATGCGCGAGCCCAGCTCCGCGAGCGACACGAACTTCAGGTCCACGTGGAGCAGGGGAGGGCCGTAGAGACAGATGAGCAGGCGGGGCTCGCCCACGTGCTCGCCGGTGAAGCCCTGCAGGAGCGCTCCGGCCCTGCGTGCAATCGCGAGCCGGTCCTGCATGACGGCGGCACGCGCGTCGTCCCGGCAGACGAGGACGAGGTCCAGGTCAGAGAAGGCATCCATCCGGCCCGTCATGAGGCTCCCCCCGGCGGCCACACCCAGCAGGCGGGAGTCCGAGGTCCATGCGGCCTGGGAGACGTCGAGGAAGCGGCGGTGGGGCTCGGGAAGCATCGGGAGGATGACTCCGGTCGGGTCGGCGGACTGACACATCGCACGCGCGGTGTGCTGGCTCAACGCGTGGTTTCACCCGGGCGTCGGATGACCGACGCCGCGCAGGTGACGCAACCATGTGGTGCCATTCCCGGCGGACAGCGCGTTCGAGGTCCCGGCCCGGAGGCATGCTTGCCGAGCTCACCGGCACGGAGGTCCCGTTCCCGGACCGCTCCACGGTGGGCGGCACGTCCGAAGGCCTTGCCATCATGTATAAGCGCTTATATATCTGCCTCATGAAAGCGGGGCTCGGAACGCAGCTGAGGCACCTGATTGAGCTGCTCGATGGGGCGGTGGCGGACGCCTATGAGGCCGAGGGGCTGTCGTACCGGCCCCGCTACACGCCGGTCATGCGCGCATTGATGGCACATGAGCCCGCGACGATTGGCCAGCTGGCCGAGCTCGCGGGCATCACCCAGCCCGCCGTCACCCAGACGGTGGCGCTCATGCTCAAGGAGGGGCTGGTCTCCGCGGAGTCGGAGCCGGGAGACCGGCGCCAGCGGCTGGTTCGACTCTCGCCGGCCGGGCGCGAGCTGCTCCCGCGCCTGCAGGCGTGCTGGAAGGCCACGGCGGGCGCGGCGGCCGACCTGGACGCCGAGCTGCCCACGCCTCTGTCTCAGACGCTGGAGCAGGCCATCCGCGCGCTCGAGGCAAGGCCCTTCTCAACGCGCATCGCCGAGGCGCGCGCCCGTCTGAAGACGCCGGAGGCAGTGCCCTCCACCCCCGCGCGGGGAGGCCGTCCCAAGACGCGTCGCGCCTGACGCGCCCCGGCCCGCGCGCGGGCCTTCGCGCCGGTGAGCCGCACGGCCAGCGCGCCGTCGCGGTCGCCACCCCTTTGCCTTGCACCCAGGAACACGCACCGGAGTCACCATGAGAGCCGTCTTCTTCAATGTCGGAAACAGCGTGCGCAGTGGCTGGAAGCTCCTCGGCTACTTCCTCCTGACCGCCCTCTTCGTCGGGGGGAGCATCTTCCTGCGCCGGATGCTGCCGGACGGGGTGCGGCCGTTCGTCTCGGAGCCGCTGCTGGCCTTCCTGGGCGCGCTGCTCGCGACCAGGGTCTGCACCCGGCTGGAGCGCACGTCGCTCGCGGCGGCAGGCTTCTCGCCCACCGGGCCCATCTGGCGCGACCTGGGCCTGGGTCTGCTGGGCGGCGCCGCCGCCGTGCTCCTGGTGGCCGTGGGCGTGTGGCTGCTCGACGGGCTCCACCTGGTGCGGGCACCGGAGGGGACGGTCTCCGGCCTGCTGAGGGGCGCGTGGACGATGCTGGTCGCCTCGCTCTTCGAGGAGACGGTGTTTCGTGGCTACGCCTTCCAGCGGGCCGTGCAGGGAATGGGCGCGCGCTGGGCGCAGGTCCTGTTCGCCGTCCTCTTCACCCTGGCTCACCCCTTCCCGCCGGAGATGGAGGGAAGCGTCATGGCGCTGGCGATGCTCAATACCTTCATGGCCGGCTGGGTGTTCGGCCTCTGCTACCTGCGCACGGGCCACCTGGCGCTCCCCGTGGGTGCGCACTGGGGATGGAACTGGGTGCTGGGGAGCCTGGGCTTCGGGGTGAGCGGCAACGACTCGAAGGGCTGGTGGACTCCCGTCTTCCACGGCAAGCCCACGTGGCTGACCGGCGGCGACTATGGCCTCGAGGCCTCCGTCGTCACCGCCGGGGTCCTCGTGCTCATCCTGGTTGGGCTGACACGCTGGAAGGGACACAAGACTGTCATCGCGCCCGTCCCCCTCACGCCGCCGATTATTGCCACGGGGTTG
Above is a window of Pyxidicoccus xibeiensis DNA encoding:
- a CDS encoding MarR family winged helix-turn-helix transcriptional regulator gives rise to the protein MLAELTGTEVPFPDRSTVGGTSEGLAIMYKRLYICLMKAGLGTQLRHLIELLDGAVADAYEAEGLSYRPRYTPVMRALMAHEPATIGQLAELAGITQPAVTQTVALMLKEGLVSAESEPGDRRQRLVRLSPAGRELLPRLQACWKATAGAAADLDAELPTPLSQTLEQAIRALEARPFSTRIAEARARLKTPEAVPSTPARGGRPKTRRA
- a CDS encoding CPBP family intramembrane glutamic endopeptidase, encoding MRAVFFNVGNSVRSGWKLLGYFLLTALFVGGSIFLRRMLPDGVRPFVSEPLLAFLGALLATRVCTRLERTSLAAAGFSPTGPIWRDLGLGLLGGAAAVLLVAVGVWLLDGLHLVRAPEGTVSGLLRGAWTMLVASLFEETVFRGYAFQRAVQGMGARWAQVLFAVLFTLAHPFPPEMEGSVMALAMLNTFMAGWVFGLCYLRTGHLALPVGAHWGWNWVLGSLGFGVSGNDSKGWWTPVFHGKPTWLTGGDYGLEASVVTAGVLVLILVGLTRWKGHKTVIAPVPLTPPIIATGL
- a CDS encoding nucleotidyltransferase domain-containing protein; translation: MLPEPHRRFLDVSQAAWTSDSRLLGVAAGGSLMTGRMDAFSDLDLVLVCRDDARAAVMQDRLAIARRAGALLQGFTGEHVGEPRLLICLYGPPLLHVDLKFVSLAELGSRIEDPVVLWERAGALTERLAQDAATPLPPPDPQWLEDRFWVWIHYGADKVRRGELFECLDMLGYLRAQVLAPLAGLAAGRDTRGVRRVERDLAHVLPALAQTVARPEAGDCGRALHAAVALYAQVRDTTGAVRRSPAEPAVRAYLDTCFQRTG